From Streptomyces zhihengii, the proteins below share one genomic window:
- a CDS encoding SGNH/GDSL hydrolase family protein, with the protein MRQRPATRRKRAVAAVSAALAALLTAASLTACDAPSPHETRPGPATSRPAPTPTPVWDGTPASVAAVGDSITRGFDACMVLADCPEVSWATGSDASVDSVALRLLGPARVATHSWNHAVSGADASDLPGQMAKAAAHRPGLVTVMVGANDACADSLDRMTPVDSFRESVETAMEVLREEAPKTQVYVSSVPDLKRLWATGRDDALGSRIWQLGICATMLGDAHDDGPAAERRRDTVHQRVIAYNEVLEDVCAEDDRCRWDDGDVFGFRFTETQLSRWDWFHPSKDGQRRLADIAYRHITAP; encoded by the coding sequence ATGCGTCAGCGTCCGGCAACACGCCGCAAGCGTGCGGTGGCAGCCGTCTCCGCCGCTCTGGCCGCGCTGCTGACGGCGGCCTCCCTGACGGCTTGTGACGCGCCGTCACCGCACGAGACGCGACCGGGCCCGGCCACCTCGCGGCCCGCCCCGACCCCCACCCCCGTGTGGGACGGCACTCCGGCCTCCGTCGCCGCCGTCGGCGACTCCATCACCCGCGGCTTCGACGCCTGCATGGTCCTCGCGGACTGCCCCGAGGTCTCCTGGGCCACCGGTTCCGACGCCTCGGTCGACTCCGTCGCGCTGCGGCTGCTCGGCCCCGCCCGCGTCGCCACGCACAGCTGGAACCACGCCGTCTCCGGCGCCGACGCCTCCGACCTGCCCGGCCAGATGGCGAAGGCGGCGGCGCACCGGCCCGGACTGGTCACGGTGATGGTCGGCGCCAACGACGCCTGCGCGGACTCCCTGGACCGGATGACCCCGGTGGACTCCTTCCGGGAGTCCGTCGAGACGGCCATGGAGGTCCTGCGCGAGGAGGCGCCGAAGACCCAGGTCTACGTGTCGAGCGTGCCCGACCTCAAGCGTCTGTGGGCCACCGGCCGGGACGACGCGCTGGGCAGCCGGATCTGGCAGCTCGGCATCTGCGCCACCATGCTCGGCGACGCCCACGACGACGGCCCCGCGGCCGAACGGCGCCGGGACACCGTCCACCAGCGGGTGATCGCCTACAACGAGGTGCTGGAGGACGTCTGCGCCGAGGACGACCGCTGCCGCTGGGACGACGGCGACGTCTTCGGCTTCCGCTTCACCGAGACCCAGCTCAGCCGCTGGGACTGGTTCCACCCCAGCAAGGACGGTCAGCGCCGGCTGGCCGACATCGCCTACCGCCACATCACGGCCCCGTAG
- a CDS encoding carbon-nitrogen hydrolase family protein: MRIAAGQFVSVPGDIEANVRSMTALVERAGEQDVRFVAFCELSVNGYLLDPVAAGPDAWLTEDDPRLAPLRDACRQTSTAALIGCAAATSAGRPAITALVIGPDGGLLARYDKTHLYGRELEIFEPGTTDGRFTLDGVRFAVAVCYDNRFPEVAERAKADDCAVYVASSVLDTENDSFEKVLPVRARDNGLHVLLANQIGGGDAGECSGDSGVWGPDGTLLASAGRTPGLVVRDLPTV, encoded by the coding sequence ATGAGGATCGCAGCAGGTCAGTTCGTGTCCGTGCCCGGCGACATCGAGGCGAACGTGCGCAGCATGACCGCACTGGTCGAGCGGGCGGGCGAGCAGGATGTCCGCTTCGTCGCCTTCTGCGAGCTGTCCGTGAACGGCTACCTCCTCGACCCCGTCGCCGCGGGCCCGGACGCCTGGCTGACCGAGGACGACCCGCGGCTGGCACCCCTGCGGGACGCCTGCCGCCAGACGTCCACGGCCGCGCTGATCGGCTGCGCCGCCGCCACGTCCGCCGGCCGCCCGGCGATCACCGCCCTCGTCATCGGTCCGGACGGCGGCCTGCTCGCCCGCTACGACAAGACGCACCTGTACGGCCGGGAGCTGGAGATCTTCGAACCCGGCACCACCGACGGCCGCTTCACCCTCGACGGCGTCCGCTTCGCCGTCGCCGTCTGCTACGACAACCGCTTCCCCGAGGTGGCGGAGCGGGCGAAGGCGGACGACTGCGCGGTGTACGTGGCGAGTTCCGTCCTGGACACGGAGAACGACTCCTTCGAGAAGGTCCTCCCCGTCCGCGCCCGCGACAACGGGCTGCACGTCCTCCTCGCCAACCAGATCGGCGGCGGCGACGCCGGCGAATGCTCCGGCGACAGCGGCGTCTGGGGGCCGGACGGCACCCTGCTCGCCTCCGCCGGACGCACCCCGGGGCTCGTCGTGCGGGATCTTCCGACGGTGTGA
- a CDS encoding EI24 domain-containing protein translates to MRDFGVGFGYLMKGQRWVAGHGRWFGFGLLPGLVTLVLYAAALFGLVTFADDLIAWATPFADDWSSPWLETFRGALTALLFALGLFLSVITFTAVTLLVGQPFYESLSEQVDRTEGGDVPSSGLSLWRELWISARDSLRILLRVVLWGVLLFACGFIPVVGQTAVPLIGFCVSGFFLTEELTAVAMQRRGIDLKRRLRLLRARRTAVLGFGVPLVLAFLVPFVAVFLMPGAVAGATLMARELAPAPDTGSGDVPGDAAPGEDGSVAAGAAPPPVAWPEPGQGPRR, encoded by the coding sequence ATGCGCGATTTCGGGGTGGGCTTCGGCTACTTGATGAAGGGCCAGCGGTGGGTGGCCGGGCACGGCCGGTGGTTCGGCTTCGGGCTGCTGCCCGGGCTGGTGACCCTGGTGCTGTACGCGGCCGCGCTGTTCGGCCTGGTGACTTTCGCCGACGACCTGATCGCCTGGGCGACCCCGTTCGCCGACGACTGGTCCTCGCCGTGGCTGGAGACCTTCCGCGGCGCCCTGACCGCGCTGCTGTTCGCCCTCGGGCTCTTCCTGTCGGTGATCACCTTCACCGCCGTGACCCTGCTGGTCGGGCAGCCCTTCTACGAGTCCCTCTCCGAGCAGGTCGACCGCACCGAGGGCGGCGACGTCCCCTCCTCGGGGCTGTCGCTCTGGCGCGAACTGTGGATCTCGGCCCGCGACTCGCTGCGGATCCTGCTCCGCGTCGTCCTCTGGGGCGTGCTGCTCTTCGCCTGCGGCTTCATCCCCGTGGTCGGGCAGACCGCCGTGCCGCTGATCGGCTTCTGCGTCTCCGGGTTCTTCCTCACGGAGGAGCTGACCGCGGTGGCCATGCAGCGCCGCGGCATCGACCTGAAGAGGCGGCTGCGGCTGCTGCGGGCGCGCCGCACGGCCGTCCTCGGCTTCGGCGTACCGCTGGTGCTGGCCTTCCTCGTGCCCTTCGTCGCCGTCTTCCTGATGCCGGGGGCGGTCGCGGGCGCGACCCTGATGGCCCGTGAGCTGGCGCCCGCGCCGGACACCGGTAGCGGTGACGTCCCGGGGGACGCCGCTCCCGGCGAGGACGGCTCCGTCGCGGCGGGCGCCGCGCCGCCGCCGGTGGCGTGGCCGGAACCGGGGCAGGGGCCGCGGCGCTGA
- a CDS encoding M14 family zinc carboxypeptidase translates to MGTSRPVVFRAALTTLAAALAGTLLVPPAATAAPGRDEPRPHPVREGGGRDTGAARAPASATGAALAVRSPAPARTGGYPRETVLDVPPENPADKSLKLGLAPYHALAPRLNALQRLGDRVSVEVAGRSAGGHELYLVTVTAPESAARSREQDRMRELIGNDPARAAKDRRIKDTYKTPVFINNNIHGNEWEGTDAALKLVEELARAKDARTASLLARNRIMLNITANPDGRIAGTRANAAGFDLNRDFVTATQPETRAIRRIAVDRQPAVMLDLHGYVNGTLIEPTTPPHGENYEYDLFLKNAYANALGMEAAVNGLGYTAGKDGVRPAVIPFRDEKEGWDDWPPIFTPQYMPFQGAVASHTIEFPMTVNNSAYTTLPVEELRRRAAINTDIAGAAMRATLEYTDTHRASVIADQIETFRRGAAGEAQRPVSEETVPGVPGIGPEDVYTTRFPRAYVIPAGGRQRSAPAAARLVDHLVANDVRVGQARRAFTLEGRAYPAGSYVVDMHQPKRGMANVILADGRDISADVSTMYDISGWSLGLLWGATVERAERRAPGVPVRAVHAASATGFVAPRGDLALRLDDPKELAAVNSLLAQGVRVRRAADGSAVVPGSARDAARVLAERLGVRFEAAARRGVADMHRTRVAAAVTSGELSALREMGFAVEPVSTAVLNAGFDWSRADALFVSTGLDHAALTPAARAAFEASRVPVVGLGERGAAFNASARLLEVTAVTGNGDANGVVRVANAGGAITGGAPAHTFVYAPGWFTALGAGVRVEQSYASGNPLVSGHWRAAEDGAGGPSDAAGRPSVVSGAAPSGAPVVLFGTEPLFRAHPKGVFAQIGRALLAH, encoded by the coding sequence ATGGGAACATCCCGACCCGTCGTGTTCCGTGCCGCGCTCACCACGCTTGCGGCCGCCCTCGCGGGCACCCTGCTCGTCCCGCCCGCCGCCACCGCGGCGCCCGGCCGTGACGAGCCCCGGCCCCACCCCGTGCGGGAGGGCGGCGGCCGGGACACCGGCGCCGCCCGTGCCCCCGCGTCCGCCACCGGGGCCGCGCTCGCGGTCCGCTCCCCCGCGCCCGCCCGGACGGGCGGCTACCCGCGCGAGACGGTGCTCGACGTCCCGCCGGAGAACCCCGCCGACAAGTCCCTCAAGCTCGGTCTGGCGCCCTACCACGCGCTGGCTCCCCGGCTGAACGCCCTCCAGCGGCTGGGCGACCGGGTGAGCGTGGAGGTCGCCGGCCGGTCGGCGGGCGGGCACGAGCTGTACCTCGTCACCGTGACCGCGCCGGAGAGCGCGGCCCGCTCCCGCGAGCAGGACCGGATGCGGGAGCTGATCGGGAACGATCCCGCGCGGGCGGCGAAGGACCGCCGGATCAAGGACACCTACAAGACGCCGGTCTTCATCAACAACAACATCCACGGCAACGAGTGGGAGGGCACGGACGCGGCCCTGAAGCTGGTCGAGGAGCTGGCGAGGGCGAAGGACGCCCGCACCGCGTCCCTGCTGGCCCGCAACCGGATCATGCTGAACATCACCGCCAACCCGGACGGCCGGATCGCGGGCACCCGCGCCAACGCGGCCGGCTTCGACCTCAACCGGGACTTCGTCACCGCGACCCAGCCCGAGACCCGGGCGATCCGGCGGATCGCCGTCGACCGGCAGCCCGCCGTGATGCTGGACCTGCACGGCTACGTCAACGGAACCCTGATCGAGCCGACCACCCCGCCGCACGGCGAGAACTACGAGTACGACCTGTTCCTGAAGAACGCGTACGCCAACGCGCTCGGCATGGAGGCCGCGGTCAACGGCCTCGGCTACACCGCCGGGAAGGACGGGGTGCGGCCCGCCGTCATCCCGTTCCGGGACGAGAAGGAGGGCTGGGACGACTGGCCGCCCATCTTCACCCCGCAGTACATGCCCTTCCAGGGCGCGGTCGCCTCGCACACCATCGAGTTCCCGATGACCGTCAACAACAGCGCCTACACCACCCTGCCGGTGGAGGAGCTGCGCCGCCGGGCCGCGATCAACACCGACATCGCCGGTGCGGCGATGCGCGCGACCCTGGAGTACACGGACACCCACCGCGCCTCGGTGATCGCCGACCAGATCGAGACCTTCCGCCGCGGTGCGGCCGGTGAGGCGCAGCGCCCGGTGTCCGAGGAGACCGTGCCCGGGGTGCCCGGCATCGGCCCGGAGGACGTGTACACGACCCGGTTCCCGCGCGCGTACGTCATCCCGGCGGGCGGCAGGCAGCGTTCGGCGCCCGCGGCGGCCCGGCTGGTGGACCACCTGGTCGCCAACGACGTGCGGGTCGGGCAGGCGCGCCGCGCCTTCACGCTGGAGGGCCGCGCCTATCCGGCCGGTTCGTACGTCGTCGACATGCACCAGCCCAAGCGGGGCATGGCCAATGTGATCCTGGCCGACGGCCGGGACATCAGCGCGGACGTCTCCACGATGTACGACATCTCCGGCTGGAGCCTCGGCCTGCTGTGGGGTGCGACCGTGGAGCGGGCCGAGCGGCGGGCGCCCGGGGTGCCGGTGCGCGCCGTGCACGCCGCCTCCGCCACGGGGTTCGTCGCCCCGCGCGGTGACCTGGCGCTGCGCCTGGACGACCCGAAGGAACTGGCGGCGGTCAACTCCCTGCTGGCGCAGGGGGTCCGGGTGCGCCGGGCGGCCGACGGCTCGGCCGTCGTGCCCGGTTCGGCCCGGGATGCCGCCCGCGTCCTCGCGGAGCGGCTCGGGGTCCGCTTCGAGGCGGCGGCCCGGCGGGGTGTGGCGGACATGCACCGCACCCGGGTCGCGGCGGCGGTGACGTCCGGGGAGCTGTCCGCGCTGCGCGAGATGGGCTTCGCGGTGGAGCCGGTGTCGACGGCGGTGCTCAACGCGGGCTTCGACTGGTCGCGGGCGGACGCGCTGTTCGTGTCGACCGGGCTGGACCACGCGGCGCTCACCCCCGCCGCGCGGGCGGCGTTCGAGGCGAGCCGGGTGCCGGTGGTCGGGCTCGGCGAGCGGGGCGCGGCGTTCAACGCGTCGGCGCGGCTGCTGGAGGTGACGGCGGTGACGGGCAACGGCGACGCCAACGGTGTGGTGCGGGTGGCCAACGCGGGCGGCGCGATCACCGGCGGCGCCCCGGCGCACACCTTCGTCTACGCGCCGGGCTGGTTCACCGCGCTCGGCGCCGGGGTGCGGGTGGAGCAGTCGTACGCCAGCGGGAACCCGCTGGTCTCCGGGCACTGGCGGGCGGCGGAGGACGGCGCCGGCGGCCCGTCGGACGCGGCCGGGCGGCCCTCGGTCGTCTCGGGTGCGGCGCCCTCCGGCGCCCCCGTGGTGCTGTTCGGCACGGAGCCGCTGTTCCGGGCGCACCCGAAGGGGGTGTTCGCCCAGATCGGGCGGGCGCTGCTGGCGCACTGA
- a CDS encoding pyroglutamyl peptidase, giving the protein MFRIRPRVTVLALAASLALGAAVAPPAAARSTDRAPAPTAEEQRLTRAVPQEILRRSGFDTVAPAFARSLAAAGGYREAERAVVRQGRALWERAVDRAQGRGPARGDLSRDDDRPLYWARLGMTSQLRVWQPAFGLDDARRARLLDRLEQASRGQDSMDFPGGKGVRHIVLTGFDPFTLDRDIRISNPSGATALALDGTWIRTPDGPARVETAVFPVRWDDFAAGTVERTLRPVLPRADLFTTVSQGRVGRIDVERFNGAWRGGFADNDNLSRTGLVPVTDPATQPQWTATTLPYAAITAAPTGRFPVYDNTSVTEVPAGGTAPVVRPEGPTPGSAARAGGGGDYLSNEIAYRATLLRDRLGLTVPGGHVHTPVLQFGAGNTTEVTDPEFVRNRLDIIAQVRAIVEVAAAAG; this is encoded by the coding sequence GTGTTCCGGATACGCCCCCGCGTCACCGTGCTCGCCCTGGCCGCCAGCCTCGCCCTGGGGGCCGCCGTCGCCCCGCCCGCGGCGGCGAGAAGCACGGACCGGGCCCCCGCGCCCACGGCCGAGGAGCAGCGGCTGACGCGCGCGGTGCCGCAGGAGATCCTGCGGCGCAGCGGATTCGACACCGTGGCACCGGCCTTCGCCCGCTCGCTGGCCGCGGCCGGCGGCTACCGCGAGGCCGAGCGGGCCGTCGTCCGCCAGGGCCGCGCCCTGTGGGAGCGCGCCGTGGACCGGGCGCAGGGGCGGGGCCCGGCGCGCGGGGACCTGAGCCGGGACGACGACCGTCCGCTGTACTGGGCCCGGCTCGGGATGACCTCCCAGCTCCGGGTGTGGCAGCCCGCCTTCGGTCTCGACGACGCGCGACGCGCCCGCCTGCTGGACCGCCTCGAACAGGCGTCGCGCGGGCAGGACTCGATGGACTTCCCCGGCGGCAAGGGCGTGCGGCACATCGTGCTGACCGGCTTCGACCCGTTCACGCTGGACCGGGACATCCGGATCAGCAACCCCTCGGGCGCCACCGCGCTCGCCCTGGACGGCACCTGGATCCGCACCCCCGACGGGCCCGCCCGCGTCGAGACGGCCGTCTTCCCCGTCCGCTGGGACGACTTCGCCGCCGGCACGGTGGAGCGGACGCTGCGGCCGGTGCTGCCGCGGGCCGACCTCTTCACGACGGTCAGCCAGGGGCGCGTCGGCCGGATCGACGTCGAACGGTTCAACGGCGCGTGGCGCGGCGGCTTCGCCGACAACGACAACCTCTCGCGCACCGGCCTCGTGCCGGTGACCGATCCGGCGACCCAGCCGCAGTGGACGGCCACCACGCTGCCGTACGCGGCGATCACGGCGGCCCCGACCGGGCGCTTCCCGGTGTACGACAACACCTCCGTGACCGAGGTCCCGGCCGGGGGCACCGCCCCGGTCGTGCGCCCCGAAGGCCCGACCCCGGGGTCGGCGGCGCGGGCCGGCGGCGGCGGCGACTACCTCTCCAACGAGATCGCCTACCGGGCGACCCTGCTGCGCGACCGGCTCGGTCTCACCGTCCCGGGCGGGCACGTGCACACCCCGGTGCTCCAGTTCGGGGCGGGGAACACCACCGAGGTGACGGACCCGGAGTTCGTGCGCAACCGGCTGGACATCATCGCCCAGGTGCGGGCGATCGTCGAGGTCGCCGCGGCGGCGGGCTGA
- a CDS encoding serine/threonine-protein kinase yields the protein MRERGELVDGRFRLERIVGRGGMGRVWLAEDERLGRQVALKELLFLHGTGDEERRRFDREARALARMRHDAVVAVHDLLSHLDPPAIVMEYVDGPSLKDVLRTSGKLPVPEAARLGLAVLGALREAHGKDIVHRDLKPANILVAGPRVVVTDFGVALLDDMSQLTALGGTPGTSLYMAPEQLEDDRGSAASDLWSLGAVLWETVEGRQPFSRTTQAATVRAICDEAPPEPTHAGALTDVIRGLLVKDPASRLTAEEVSTALAAATAPPPEPRPSRVTPAAPVAPAKASGGPPAPEAPAPDASGTPSGPPAQATSEPAATPPGPTPAEPPLSPREGLMREVAVRHRHTGTPVTSPDRGHPSPPVRVEPAERSGDHLPGQAATPPVTRYPEPLPSSDAPVAQPAPFTPPIALPPGWTTGSLPPAETTTAMSAPVRELVALVDSLHADDAGTATRLRVLVKAAQNLTPPQLAAAAGVLSVAGRHQAEAEALLREAGRRLPTPDVARLTEQLRREGRHDAADLVLKAAAKHRGVSELHELRDALRIPPGQEGTADRRAHSRRDVRVLTDAANGAGRAMESDEDLRFRPPAWYTAGKSGPATAPEPGTMAEGAAQAVPPHDGGLASPVPDPETPPFAPFWFAVPVVRQIVAEADPHHRIGELVPGVWNLAVGERGEALVVVLDHRRRGLLRDTSGIERG from the coding sequence ATGCGGGAGCGGGGGGAACTGGTCGACGGGCGGTTCCGTCTGGAGCGGATCGTCGGCCGGGGCGGGATGGGCCGTGTGTGGCTCGCCGAGGACGAGCGGCTCGGCCGCCAGGTCGCGCTGAAGGAACTGCTCTTCCTCCACGGCACCGGCGACGAGGAGCGGCGCCGCTTCGACCGCGAGGCGAGGGCACTCGCCCGGATGCGCCACGACGCCGTCGTCGCGGTCCACGACCTGCTCTCCCACCTCGACCCGCCGGCCATCGTGATGGAGTACGTGGACGGCCCCTCGCTCAAGGACGTGCTCCGCACCTCCGGAAAGCTCCCGGTACCGGAGGCCGCGCGCCTCGGCCTCGCCGTCCTCGGCGCCCTGCGGGAGGCCCACGGCAAGGACATCGTCCACCGGGACCTGAAGCCGGCCAACATCCTGGTCGCCGGCCCCCGGGTCGTCGTCACCGACTTCGGCGTCGCCCTCCTCGACGACATGTCGCAGCTGACCGCCCTCGGGGGGACCCCGGGGACCTCGCTCTACATGGCCCCCGAGCAGTTGGAGGACGACCGCGGCAGCGCCGCGTCGGACCTGTGGTCGCTCGGGGCGGTCCTGTGGGAGACCGTCGAGGGCCGCCAGCCCTTCAGCCGCACGACCCAGGCGGCCACCGTCCGCGCGATCTGCGACGAGGCCCCGCCGGAGCCGACACACGCCGGCGCCCTGACGGACGTCATCCGCGGCCTCCTGGTGAAGGACCCCGCGTCCCGCCTGACCGCGGAGGAGGTGTCCACGGCCCTCGCCGCCGCGACGGCTCCTCCCCCCGAGCCCCGGCCGTCCCGGGTCACCCCGGCCGCCCCGGTCGCCCCGGCGAAGGCCTCCGGCGGGCCACCGGCGCCGGAAGCACCCGCACCGGACGCCTCGGGCACGCCCTCCGGGCCGCCCGCGCAGGCCACATCCGAACCGGCCGCGACACCTCCGGGCCCGACTCCCGCCGAGCCACCCCTCAGCCCCAGGGAGGGCTTGATGAGGGAAGTTGCCGTCCGGCACCGTCACACCGGCACTCCTGTCACATCGCCCGACCGCGGCCACCCGTCGCCCCCGGTCCGGGTCGAACCCGCCGAGCGCTCCGGAGACCACCTCCCCGGACAAGCCGCGACGCCTCCCGTCACGCGGTACCCCGAGCCGCTGCCTTCGTCGGACGCTCCCGTGGCACAGCCCGCCCCGTTCACACCGCCCATCGCCCTGCCTCCCGGCTGGACGACGGGATCCCTTCCGCCCGCCGAGACCACCACGGCGATGTCGGCCCCCGTCCGCGAACTGGTCGCCCTCGTCGACTCCCTGCACGCCGACGACGCGGGGACGGCAACCCGCCTGCGCGTCCTGGTCAAGGCCGCGCAGAACCTCACCCCGCCCCAGCTCGCGGCGGCGGCCGGCGTCCTGAGCGTCGCCGGACGTCACCAGGCGGAAGCGGAGGCCCTGCTGCGTGAGGCAGGGCGCCGACTCCCCACGCCCGACGTGGCACGGCTGACGGAACAGCTCCGCCGCGAGGGCCGGCACGACGCCGCCGACCTCGTCCTGAAGGCCGCGGCGAAGCACCGTGGTGTCTCCGAGCTGCACGAGCTGCGCGACGCCCTGCGCATCCCACCCGGTCAGGAGGGGACGGCGGACCGACGCGCCCACTCGCGGCGCGACGTCCGGGTCCTGACGGACGCGGCCAACGGCGCGGGCCGGGCCATGGAGTCCGACGAGGACCTTCGGTTCCGACCGCCCGCGTGGTACACGGCCGGCAAGTCCGGTCCGGCCACCGCACCGGAGCCCGGGACGATGGCCGAGGGAGCCGCTCAGGCCGTCCCGCCGCACGACGGCGGGCTGGCGTCTCCCGTGCCGGATCCGGAGACCCCGCCGTTCGCGCCGTTCTGGTTCGCCGTCCCCGTCGTCCGGCAGATCGTCGCGGAGGCCGACCCGCACCACAGGATCGGCGAGCTGGTCCCCGGTGTCTGGAATCTCGCGGTCGGGGAACGCGGGGAAGCCCTCGTCGTGGTGCTGGACCACCGCCGGCGCGGTCTGCTGCGGGACACGAGCGGCATCGAACGCGGCTGA